From the Endozoicomonas sp. Mp262 genome, the window ACAGGCTTCCGCCACCCTTTCCCGATTTTCCTGACTCAGGGCCAGATACCAGGGGGCATAAGGCCCCAGAATAACCTGAGCCTCCTGACTGGCAACATAAAGCAGATTTTCTTCGGAAGTAAAACAAATCGCCGAGTCATCAGCCAATAATGTGCCGCCCGGTTTGAGATCGGCGGTGGCATTAAGATGCCGCTCCCGCTCGGTGCGAGCCTGCCGGCAGAATGCTGAGTCCCTGGCGGTTTGTACCGTTTCCGGAACCGGCTCAATAATATCAACGGCATCAAAAGGATTGGTTAACGGATCTGAAGGTGTGAGATCCATTGGGTTTGCGGACAGGCGGGTAATGGATACCGCCAGTATTAAGCAGAAAAAACGCCTATTCGTTCTCGACATATTCGCTCCTTGAACACGTCAAAACTTGAGGTTACCTTAATTTATACCATCCTCGTATATGCTATAAAAGCATTGGCATAGGAATCTCTGGCACTTTGGGTACTTTATTAATATCCCACTGTTCAACGCCCCACAGCAGAATCTCATCCACAGAACTCGCCAGCAAATCATTGTCCGGCTGTAAGCCAAGGGCTTTCATGGCTTTTACCAGTAATGGCCGGGGATAATCCAACGGCAACGCTTTCGCCCGGTTTTGTTTGCTGAGTTTTTCACCACCAGCCACCTGGGTAATCACAGGGATATGTGCATAAACCGGATGCCGGTACTCTAGCAAAGACTGTAAATAAAGCTGTCTTGGCGTTGAGTCCAGCAGGTCATAGCCGCGGACAATATGGGTCACGCCCTGATACTGATCATCCACACATACGGCCAGCTGGTAGGCATAGAGAAGGTCTTTGCGCCGAAGAATAAAATCACCCAGGTCGGCCAGCCGAACAGACTGATCACCCTGTATCTTATCCCTGAACGAGATCTTGCTATCAGTGCATTTCAGCCGTAAGGCAAATGGCTCGTTATCAGGGTAAGATGTTTTTTGTCGACAAAATCCGGGATAAACCCCATTCAGTCCTGCCAGTTTTTTTCGGGTACAGTTACAGGGGTAAAGCAAGCCACCTTCCCATAGTTGCTCAAGAACCCTTTGATAAGCCTCCTCCCGCTTACTTTGGTAGAGCACCTCGCCATCCCAGTGCATACCATAGGCATCCAGTGCCATGAGGATAGTTTCTGTTGCGCCGGGTTGCTCTCTCGGGGGATCAATATCTTCCACCCTCACCAGCCAGAGTCCATGACTGGCTTTGGCATCAAGATAACTGGCAAGTGCCGCCACCAGCGAACCAAAATGCAGGGGGCCTGAAGGGGAAGGGGCAAAGCGACCGATGTACGGTTTTTCTTTCGCTATGGGCATTGTATCTATAAAAATACAGTTTTCATCATGGCAATAAAGCCGAAACTATAGCGTTCAAGCCAACAGCTACTGGCAAGGGAGATTAATATCCCGGCAGCAATCCAATAAGCTGAAACAGCCGTATGCATTCCCGGCGGAACGCCGGGAACGAGGTGTAAAAGGGTTTGTCAGAACCAGCAAGCGCTGTATCCGAGCTGGCAGAGCCACCCCATTCACAGGCAGTAGCTCTGCATTCACAACACTCAGGAACCCAGCTGCCTTTCTTTTATTTCAGCCAGGGTTTTACAGTCAATACACAGGGTTGCTGTTGGGCGGGCTTCCAGGCGACGAATGCCTATCTCCACACCACAGCTGTCACAAAAGCCATAATCGCCTTCTTCGATACGCCCCAGAGTGTCATTGATCTTTTTAATCAACTTCCGCTCCCGGTCACGGGTACGAAGCTCAAGGCTAAACTCTTCTTCCTGACTGGCACGGTCTGCCGGATCAGGAAAATTCGCTGCCTCGTCCTGCATATGGTTTACGGTCCGGTCCACTTCCTCCATTAACTCCCGCTTCCAGCTATGCAGGATATTGGTGAAATGTTCCATCTGCTGGTCGCTCATGTACTCTTCACCCTCTGACTCCTGGTAGGGGGTAAAGGATTTGAGCAGATTATTCTGGTCTGCTTTATTCTGTGCTGACATGATTACAGCCTCATCACCTTCTCGTAAATGAGCCATGAAGATCCACGGCATCTCCATTCGTCTGCCGAAGTACCGGCGTTTTAACTTGAGGCCAACACTACGGGTGCCTGGTGACGAACAAAATAGCCTGGCACATGCCTCTTGCCTTCCTCATAGAGGCGCAAAAACTACCAAAACCGATGACAAGACGCCACAAAAATCGCTATTCGCTTCGACATCTTGTCAATATGACGCTCTTCCATGACATTTGCAGCCTGTTTTTAAACAGCCAGCAAACTAACATCATAAAATTTCGCGATAGAATATCAAACCTTTAATTTATAAAATTTGACTATGCAATATCAACATGAGCTTTATGAGGCGCGTTTGCTCAAACGCTACAAGCGGTTTATGGCGGATGTTGAGCTCCCGGATGGGAGCCAGATAACCCTCCACTGCCCTAATACCGGCTCCATGAAAAACTGTATTTTTCCCGGAGGAAAGGTGTGGTACTCCGATTCGGACAACCCCAAGAGGAAGCATCCCTGCACCTGGGAGCAAGCGGAAATTCCTGTCAGCTTTAACGGCCAGCAGAAAACCGCACTGGCTGGACTCAATACCCATCGAGCCAATGCATTGGTAGAAGAGCTACTGGTTAAGAGCCTGGTTCCCGAGCTTTCCGGATACAAGAACATTTCCCGGGAAGTTCGCTATGGCCAGGAAAACAGCCGCATTGATTTACTGTTACAGGGTGACGACCTTGCCGACTGTTATGTTGAAGTGAAGAGTGTCACCCTGGCAACCGGTGATGGCCTGGGCATTTTTCCTGATGCGGTAACCGCCAGAGGTGTAAAACACCTGCGGGAGCTGATGCATATTAAAGAACAGGGAAAAAGAGCGGTGCTTTTTTTCTGTGTCCAGCATACCGGTATTGAAAAGGTAGCCCCGGCCGATGACATTGACCCTCTCTACGGAAAAACCCTGAGAGAAGCCGCGCAAGCCGGTGTGGAAATTATGGCATGGGGAGCAGAGGTATCTCCTGCGGCCATCACATTGACCACTCCACTGCCTGTAATCATGTAGTACTGCTACTGGTTGATGGTTAATGGAGGCAGTATCCGCCAATACGCTCCATTAACCCTTAACCATCCCCCCAAGCCACTAAATAAGCGTCTATCTTTACTGGGAGCTCACATCGGGGCTCATGACAAAACAGACCAGCAAATGATTAAAACCGGTCAGACTCGGCCAGTACAAGGTACGGATCATGCTACGAACAGCAGTCATAGGTACGGGCTACCTAGGATCATTTCATGCCCATAAATATGCCCAGATAGCCGGTTGCCAGCTCGTTGGGGTTGCAGACACCAATCATGAAAACGGGAGCAAAATTGCCCGGCGATTCAATACCCAATACTACCCTAACCATAAAGCGCTTTTGGGTAAGGTGGATGCCGTCAGTGTGGCCGTTCCCACTGCCTACCATCACGAAATAACACGGGACTTCCTGAAAGCCGGTGTCCATGTTTTAGTGGAGAAACCCGTTACCAACCGTGTGGCAGAGGCCAGGGAGCTGGTCAAGATTGCCCGGGATAAAAAGCTCGTGCTACAAGTGGGGTTTCTTGAACGGTTTAATGCGGCCCTGGGCAATATTGCCCCTCTCCTTAAGCAGCCAAAATTTATTGAGTCTCACCGGTTAGCTGGCTTCAAGCCCAGATCCATGGATATTAATGTTGTGATGGACCTAATGATTCATGATCTGGATATTATCCTGAGCCTGCTTGACGCCCCTCTGGTAAATATCGCTGCAAACGGTACTAAGGTTTTATCTGATAGCATTGATATCGCACAGGCAAGGCTGACCTTCCAATGTGGCTGTGTTGCCAATATTACTGCCAGCAGGATAAGCCATAAAAGCAAGCGAAAAATCCGTATCTTTCAGGAAGATTCCTGTATCTATGTGGATTTTAAGGATCTGAAAACCAGTTACTTTTTTAAAGGTTCCGGTGAACAGTTCCCTGGCATTCCAACCATTGAGTGTCACGAAAAAAGCTACGTGGATGATGACCAGTTAAAAAAAGAAATTGAAGATTTTCTCTTGTGTATCTGTCACTCCCGAAGCCCTAAAGCCAGTGGGGAAGATGGTCAGAAAGCCCTGGATGTTGCCTGCCAGATTTCCGATATGATTCACAGGAGCAGCCAATGACACGCCCTATTCCCATGGTTGATATGACCCGCTGGCATACTGAAATCCAGAAAGAGCTTGAAAGTACCGCCTTAAAGGTTTTACGCTCAGGTCGTTTTATCCTGGGGTCGGAGTTGGAAGCCTTTGAGCATGAGGCAGCACGCTATCTTGGATCAGAATTTGCCATAGGATGCGCCAGTGGCACTGATGCCTTGATTCTGGCCCTTAAAGCGGCAGGCATTCAACCCGGTGATGAAGTGATTACCACCCCCTTTACCTTTTTTGCCACAGCGGAAGCCATTGTCCAGGTGGGCGCAAACCCCGTATTTATTGATATTGACTCTAAAAGCTATAACCTTGACCCTCAACAAATAACGTCAGCAATCACTCCAAAAACCCGCGCAGTGCTTATTGTTCACCTATTCGGTTGTCCGGCCAAAATAGATGCCATTGTTTCCATATGCAAGACTCATAACCTGATTCTTCTGGAGGACTGTGCCCAGTCCTTCGGAGCAGCCTTCGCTAACCAAAAAACAGGCACATTCGGCCTGGCGGGCTGCTACAGTTTTTTTCCCAGTAAAAATCTTGGAGGGTTTGGCGATGGCGGGCTTGTGGTAACAGACTGCCCGAAAGTGGCAGAACGACTTCTGGAACTGCGTAACCATGGTAGCCTGCGCCAATATCATCATAAAACGATAGGCTATAACAGTCGTCTGGATGAATTACAGGCGGCATTATTAAGAGTTAAGCTCAGGTATATTGATGCCTACAATAAGAGCAGAAGACAGGTTGCAAAGTGGTATGGTGAATACCTGAATAACACCCGGCTTTGCCTTCCCGAAGAACCCGCAGATAACTGCCACCACGTATTTAACCAGTACACAGTACTTGCAGAGAATCGGGACACCCTAAAAAAACATCTGGAAACACAAGGCATTGCCAGTTCTGTTTTTTATCCTGTTCCCCTTTACCACCAGCCCTCCTTATCACACTGTCAGTCTGTGATTAACTGGGATGACAGGACTCCCGAAACTGAAAAGGTGTCCAGGAAATGTCTGTCCTTGCCCATCTACCCATACATTCCCCAGGAACATATAGCCTATATAGCCTCAGTTCTTGAAAGCAGCCGTTGATCATAAGTAATAGCCATTGTCCTTTCTAACAAAAAAGGACAATGGCTATTACCTTCCCTTAGCTCCCGGATTAACCCAGATATAGTCGTACCAGGACTTCATCTCTTCATCCCCGGGAGAGGATAGGCTGTCATCCAGTGATGAATACATAAGAACTGATTTTACTGAAGAACTGGGTTTCCTTACTTTGATATAGCGATTAACCCCCAGATCCAGGCGAGCATGAAATGCACGGGTTACCAACAAGGATTTTTTACCTTCAGATAATAACCGGTCAGCCATGGTATAGTCCTTAAACTGATGGGCAAGCACCAGGTAGTCAGTGGACAAACTTCCGGGTCTATGGGAGCATTCAAGGGTTTGAGTCAGCTCTCTTAAACTTTCCCGGGTAAGCGAACCCTCGACTTTTACTGCAAACTTTTTACGCTCCTCTTTATTTTTTAAGGATTGCAGTTGCTCTGGTGGTAATGCAGTACCCGTTATAGAAATACCTTCCCTGTCAGCCCACTGGAACAGTGGTTTATATTTTTCAAACGCCGCAGCATCATATTTCTCCCGGAACACCCCTTCAGCTGCTTTTTTTCCATCATGGCTGTAGCTTGCGGATAGCTCATCCAGTGCTAGCAACTCAACCTTCCCCCTTTTTTTCATACTGTCCATTAATAGGGTTAACTGATGACCGAGAGAAGGTGCATTCTGGAGATCCCCAATAATAATAAAATCTGCACTGCCAAGACTTTCAGAGAACTCTTCCTCTGTTATCCAGTCTTGTCTGAAACTGTCCCAAATACCTGAGCGAGCTATACCCTTTGGCTGAAATTTTTCACAGCCTGTCACTAGCAATGAAACCACCAGCAAGCCAAAGAGCCTGGAAAAGGCACGTTTAATCATATTGATACAACCCAAGAAGCTTATTTATCCGGCCCTTCATTTCTGACATCTTTATAATAGAGCAAGTGCTTTTAAGGACAGGGCAATACGGAACATCAAATTCCAAAAACTTCAGGGAAGAGTAGACCATCACGGGGGAAATTGCTTAGCTGGAGCGTACATTAGCCATCCCCCCTTGTCGCTCAGGAAGAGGATTCATCCATTAATACCTGTGCCGCCTGAATGTCATGCTTGCCCAGGAACATCATTAATTTAACCAGGTTGCCTAAAGGTGCCTCCTTGTCTCCGGCAATCAGGACAGTAACGCCGGGTTTTTCCCTAACACTTTCCAGTAGCTTGCCAGAAAAAACGTTCCAGCTGTCAAAGCGCTGTTCCTCTAGCGCCCAGGGTTCACCTTCCGACAAAAGGCTCACTGTCAGCGTCTTTGGCTCCCGGGTCACAGTGGTATCTGCCCGGGTTGCCTGGGGCAGTTCCACAGGCAGGCTCAGGGTCTGGGCATTTGCCGTAAACAGCAAAAACACCATCACAATAAAGACCACATCCAATAGTGGCGTTAAATCCGGTAAGGGCAAAGCCGCACCGGTTTCCTCTGAATCTTTTATCCGGATCATGCCAGCACCGCTTCATTGGTTTCCTGAATACCTGAAGCCTTACTACAGGGCTTATGACTGACTTCGCTACCTTCAGCCAGCCCGTCATCATTCATTTTCAGGCCTTCGAGCAACAAGTTAACATGGTTCATGGCAAATTCCAGTTTGCCAATATACTGGTTAGCCCATATTCCCAAACCATGGGCCGCAGTCAGCGCAGGAATGGCCACTATCAGGCCAAAGGCGGTGGTATACATGGCTTCCCAGAGTCCTCCGGCCAATACATCCGGGGTCACGGGTCCGGCTATACTGGCAATGCCCTGAAACATGTTAATCAGGCCCAGTACCGTTCCCAGAAGCCCCAGCATGGGCGAGAGAATACCAATGAGCATTATGGGCTTTAGCCAGGCATGTAAAGCTTGCTTCTGCTTGAGCAGCCAAAGACCTGCAACTTCTTCCCGCACCTCTTTATTGCAAGCATTGTGACTTAATAAAATGGCAATGCCCTGGCGAATGCCACGGTTTTTACACAGATTATTACACAACTGTTTTTGGCTGCTATTGCAATGGGCACACTGTTTTATTTCCAGGTAAAGCGCCTTCAGACTTTTTTTGCCAAGGGAAGGCAGCATGGCATAGGTAATCAGCCGCTCAAGAATCATGGCAAATCCAATACAGGAAACGGCCAATAACGGCCATGCCATAACGCCTAATGAAGAAATTTGATCTGCCAACATGATGGGTTTGCCTAAGCTGAATTAATTTTGAACTCTACAGGTACTTGAAATCGTGCCTGAACAAAGTGGCCATTGCGCTGCTCAGGTTTAAACCGCCACTGTTTGACTGCTAAAATGGCAGACCTGTCCATCTGGTGATAGCCGGAAGATTCCAGAATAATAATGTCTATCACCTCACCTTGTCTGTTGACCAGCAATTCAAGAGTCACCTGGCTTTCAATATTCCTGCGACGATAGCGATTAGGATACATGGGCTGCACCCGATGAATAATGGGCGGCTGAGAAACCAGCACAGGTTCGTCACTCAAGTCATCAACCTTGCTTTCCACCAATGCTGTTTTTATTGACTGCTTTTGCTCAGGCATTTCCTGCTTTTTTTCAGGCTGTTTCTTAACTTTCCCGGGCTTTACCTTTTCCGGCTTTTTCTCAATGTGCTTTTCAGGCTTTTTCAGCACTGGCTTGCTATTGGCCTGAGGTTTAGGCAAAGGCTTTTTAAGAATTTTTTGAGGATGAGGTTCAGGTTTAGCCTCTTCTGAAACTTTTGGTATCTCGGGAGCAGTGACAACAGAAAAGGTCAGGCTTACCGGTGCCTGGATACTTCCTGTATTCATACGCTCAACCTGCTTTTCCTGCTGGCTAAAATGCATCACAGCCGCCACATGGGCAGACAGGGAAATAAGCAAGGTCAGAATCAACTTACGGGACATTACATTAACAATCGATCCAGGCTGGTTAGAAACAGTTCAGGCATCTCTGTGAGAGTGATAAAGAGTACTGGAAGTCCGCGATCTATTCAATAAGTTGAATGATAATAATTTGCATTAAGCTCGTATTTTTTCCTTACCTGAGCGCATTTTGGGACTATTGAGCTTAAGGCCGCTGATAAAGTTAATTTGCCCGAGAAAATGGGTTCAGTGGCCATGGAATGCGGCAATTCATCGCCCCACAGGATTTTTTTATTTTTCTTAAAAGCTTGCTGCCTCCCTTGCCTGTTAGTTGTACCACTTGATAAACCTGGTCTCCCCATGCGGTTACAAAAAACAACATCACATCGGTTCCCGTTGTATTCACACTTTCCCTGACCGCCAACGAACCAGAGACTTCATGGTCTGTATGAAGATACCTCTCCTTTTCTTC encodes:
- a CDS encoding energy transducer TonB, with translation MSRKLILTLLISLSAHVAAVMHFSQQEKQVERMNTGSIQAPVSLTFSVVTAPEIPKVSEEAKPEPHPQKILKKPLPKPQANSKPVLKKPEKHIEKKPEKVKPGKVKKQPEKKQEMPEQKQSIKTALVESKVDDLSDEPVLVSQPPIIHRVQPMYPNRYRRRNIESQVTLELLVNRQGEVIDIIILESSGYHQMDRSAILAVKQWRFKPEQRNGHFVQARFQVPVEFKINSA
- a CDS encoding Gfo/Idh/MocA family oxidoreductase; this encodes MLRTAVIGTGYLGSFHAHKYAQIAGCQLVGVADTNHENGSKIARRFNTQYYPNHKALLGKVDAVSVAVPTAYHHEITRDFLKAGVHVLVEKPVTNRVAEARELVKIARDKKLVLQVGFLERFNAALGNIAPLLKQPKFIESHRLAGFKPRSMDINVVMDLMIHDLDIILSLLDAPLVNIAANGTKVLSDSIDIAQARLTFQCGCVANITASRISHKSKRKIRIFQEDSCIYVDFKDLKTSYFFKGSGEQFPGIPTIECHEKSYVDDDQLKKEIEDFLLCICHSRSPKASGEDGQKALDVACQISDMIHRSSQ
- a CDS encoding MotA/TolQ/ExbB proton channel family protein, with the translated sequence MLADQISSLGVMAWPLLAVSCIGFAMILERLITYAMLPSLGKKSLKALYLEIKQCAHCNSSQKQLCNNLCKNRGIRQGIAILLSHNACNKEVREEVAGLWLLKQKQALHAWLKPIMLIGILSPMLGLLGTVLGLINMFQGIASIAGPVTPDVLAGGLWEAMYTTAFGLIVAIPALTAAHGLGIWANQYIGKLEFAMNHVNLLLEGLKMNDDGLAEGSEVSHKPCSKASGIQETNEAVLA
- the dksA gene encoding RNA polymerase-binding protein DksA, with translation MSAQNKADQNNLLKSFTPYQESEGEEYMSDQQMEHFTNILHSWKRELMEEVDRTVNHMQDEAANFPDPADRASQEEEFSLELRTRDRERKLIKKINDTLGRIEEGDYGFCDSCGVEIGIRRLEARPTATLCIDCKTLAEIKERQLGS
- a CDS encoding DegT/DnrJ/EryC1/StrS family aminotransferase, with the protein product MTRPIPMVDMTRWHTEIQKELESTALKVLRSGRFILGSELEAFEHEAARYLGSEFAIGCASGTDALILALKAAGIQPGDEVITTPFTFFATAEAIVQVGANPVFIDIDSKSYNLDPQQITSAITPKTRAVLIVHLFGCPAKIDAIVSICKTHNLILLEDCAQSFGAAFANQKTGTFGLAGCYSFFPSKNLGGFGDGGLVVTDCPKVAERLLELRNHGSLRQYHHKTIGYNSRLDELQAALLRVKLRYIDAYNKSRRQVAKWYGEYLNNTRLCLPEEPADNCHHVFNQYTVLAENRDTLKKHLETQGIASSVFYPVPLYHQPSLSHCQSVINWDDRTPETEKVSRKCLSLPIYPYIPQEHIAYIASVLESSR
- a CDS encoding biopolymer transporter ExbD, whose translation is MIRIKDSEETGAALPLPDLTPLLDVVFIVMVFLLFTANAQTLSLPVELPQATRADTTVTREPKTLTVSLLSEGEPWALEEQRFDSWNVFSGKLLESVREKPGVTVLIAGDKEAPLGNLVKLMMFLGKHDIQAAQVLMDESSS
- the gluQRS gene encoding tRNA glutamyl-Q(34) synthetase GluQRS, whose translation is MPIAKEKPYIGRFAPSPSGPLHFGSLVAALASYLDAKASHGLWLVRVEDIDPPREQPGATETILMALDAYGMHWDGEVLYQSKREEAYQRVLEQLWEGGLLYPCNCTRKKLAGLNGVYPGFCRQKTSYPDNEPFALRLKCTDSKISFRDKIQGDQSVRLADLGDFILRRKDLLYAYQLAVCVDDQYQGVTHIVRGYDLLDSTPRQLYLQSLLEYRHPVYAHIPVITQVAGGEKLSKQNRAKALPLDYPRPLLVKAMKALGLQPDNDLLASSVDEILLWGVEQWDINKVPKVPEIPMPMLL
- a CDS encoding ChaN family lipoprotein yields the protein MIKRAFSRLFGLLVVSLLVTGCEKFQPKGIARSGIWDSFRQDWITEEEFSESLGSADFIIIGDLQNAPSLGHQLTLLMDSMKKRGKVELLALDELSASYSHDGKKAAEGVFREKYDAAAFEKYKPLFQWADREGISITGTALPPEQLQSLKNKEERKKFAVKVEGSLTRESLRELTQTLECSHRPGSLSTDYLVLAHQFKDYTMADRLLSEGKKSLLVTRAFHARLDLGVNRYIKVRKPSSSVKSVLMYSSLDDSLSSPGDEEMKSWYDYIWVNPGAKGR
- the sfsA gene encoding DNA/RNA nuclease SfsA, with product MQYQHELYEARLLKRYKRFMADVELPDGSQITLHCPNTGSMKNCIFPGGKVWYSDSDNPKRKHPCTWEQAEIPVSFNGQQKTALAGLNTHRANALVEELLVKSLVPELSGYKNISREVRYGQENSRIDLLLQGDDLADCYVEVKSVTLATGDGLGIFPDAVTARGVKHLRELMHIKEQGKRAVLFFCVQHTGIEKVAPADDIDPLYGKTLREAAQAGVEIMAWGAEVSPAAITLTTPLPVIM